In one Methanocorpusculum vombati genomic region, the following are encoded:
- the leuC gene encoding 3-isopropylmalate dehydratase large subunit, with product MHRTIAEKILQAHTDQKITGPGQIVRCKLSLVLANDITAPLAIKSFREMGAAKVFDKDRVVFVCDHFTPNKDIDSAEQVAVTRRFAEEMGLTHYYEGGRCGIEHALLPEEGLVGPWDLVIGADSHTCTYGGLGAFSTGMGSTDIAAGMVLGENWFKVPPSIRVNVHGKMGKFVQGKDVILKLIGTIGVSGALYKALEFGGSGVEKMSMESRLTIANMAIEAGGKAGLFPADKKTLKFTRKTGREDEEIKPDKFAVYESEVEMELKGMAPQVALPHLPENVKGVDEVGEMRIDQAVIGSCTNGRIEDMREAAEILRGRKVDRHVRCIIIPATPRVWRDCVREGLMQVFIDAGAIISPPTCGPCLGGHMGILAKGERAISTTNRNFRGRMGSLESEVILSNPAVAAASAVTGLVTDPRSL from the coding sequence ATGCATAGAACCATCGCCGAAAAAATCCTGCAGGCACACACCGATCAGAAGATTACCGGCCCCGGCCAGATTGTCAGATGCAAACTCTCGCTGGTGCTCGCAAACGACATCACCGCTCCCTTAGCCATCAAATCGTTCCGCGAGATGGGGGCAGCGAAGGTCTTTGACAAGGATCGGGTGGTCTTTGTCTGTGACCATTTCACTCCGAACAAGGACATTGATTCCGCCGAGCAGGTTGCGGTCACCCGCCGGTTTGCCGAGGAGATGGGGCTGACCCACTATTACGAGGGAGGCAGATGCGGTATTGAACACGCCCTCCTCCCGGAAGAGGGTCTTGTCGGTCCCTGGGATCTCGTGATCGGTGCGGACAGCCACACCTGTACCTACGGGGGACTCGGGGCGTTTTCGACCGGTATGGGTTCGACCGATATTGCCGCCGGTATGGTTCTTGGGGAGAACTGGTTTAAGGTTCCGCCGAGTATCCGTGTGAATGTCCACGGCAAGATGGGTAAGTTTGTGCAGGGCAAGGATGTTATTCTGAAACTGATCGGCACAATCGGTGTTTCCGGTGCTCTCTATAAGGCTCTGGAGTTCGGCGGGTCGGGCGTTGAGAAGATGTCAATGGAAAGCCGCCTGACGATTGCCAATATGGCAATCGAGGCGGGCGGTAAGGCAGGTCTTTTCCCGGCGGACAAAAAGACGCTGAAGTTTACCCGCAAGACGGGACGGGAGGACGAGGAGATCAAGCCCGATAAGTTTGCGGTCTATGAGTCGGAGGTGGAGATGGAGCTGAAGGGTATGGCCCCGCAGGTTGCTCTCCCGCATCTGCCGGAGAATGTGAAAGGCGTGGACGAGGTAGGCGAGATGCGAATCGATCAGGCGGTTATCGGCAGCTGTACGAACGGAAGAATCGAGGATATGCGGGAAGCGGCAGAGATTCTGCGGGGCAGAAAGGTGGACCGGCATGTCCGCTGCATTATTATTCCGGCAACGCCCCGTGTCTGGCGGGACTGTGTCCGCGAAGGGCTGATGCAGGTGTTCATCGATGCAGGTGCGATTATTTCGCCGCCGACCTGTGGTCCGTGTCTTGGCGGTCACATGGGGATTCTGGCAAAAGGTGAACGGGCAATTTCCACGACGAACCGGAACTTCCGGGGACGGATGGGGTCTCTTGAGTCCGAGGTTATTCTGTCGAATCCCGCGGTTGCGGCGGCGTCTGCGGTGACGGGTCTGGTTACCGACCCAAGGAGTCTGTGA
- a CDS encoding MTAP family purine nucleoside phosphorylase: MLGIIGGTALLAAKLPLLQPKTVATPFGKTDVHAGKFIFIPRHQNTTPPHNVNHRAHLAACKILGVDRLILIGSTGGMKEHIRPGTIVIPDDYYCPWDIPTLHNNDIHHVPPVLDAGLRRTLHDLIPDAVPGTYLQAHGPRFETRAEIASFAEHTDIVGMTIASELTLANELGIPVAALCTVDNYANGIGGADAPDYNEIIAVAQQNGERISKLVTEIVEKLA, from the coding sequence ATGTTAGGCATCATAGGCGGAACCGCGCTCCTCGCAGCAAAACTCCCACTCCTCCAACCAAAAACAGTGGCCACACCCTTCGGCAAAACCGACGTGCACGCAGGAAAATTCATCTTCATCCCTCGCCACCAGAACACCACCCCGCCGCACAACGTCAATCACCGGGCGCACCTCGCCGCCTGCAAAATTCTCGGCGTTGACCGGCTCATCCTCATTGGAAGCACCGGCGGCATGAAAGAACACATTCGGCCGGGAACAATCGTCATCCCCGACGACTACTACTGCCCCTGGGACATCCCCACCCTGCATAACAACGACATCCATCATGTCCCCCCCGTACTGGATGCAGGACTTCGCCGGACCCTGCATGACCTCATCCCCGACGCCGTCCCCGGAACCTACCTCCAGGCGCACGGCCCCCGGTTTGAAACCCGTGCCGAGATCGCCTCCTTCGCAGAACACACCGACATTGTCGGCATGACCATCGCAAGCGAACTCACCCTCGCAAACGAACTCGGCATTCCTGTCGCCGCCCTCTGCACCGTAGACAACTACGCAAACGGCATCGGCGGGGCAGACGCCCCTGACTACAACGAAATCATCGCCGTCGCCCAACAGAACGGCGAACGCATCAGCAAACTCGTAACAGAAATCGTGGAGAAACTCGCATGA
- a CDS encoding beta-ribofuranosylaminobenzene 5'-phosphate synthase, translating into MKIQTPSRLHIVLIDLNGSYDRIDGGIGLTLADPHFILEAVPADKENTIAFTQTAGGSPAERESCISKITAAAEKAAARYAPGTGYHFTVHQLYPAHSGLGSGTQISLAAAKLIAELAGYHPASTDLAALVGRGGTSGIGVHAFDLGGFIADGGHSKKEKSSFLPSSVSTARPACLLGRYPFPEDWGVLLAVPAFGNRYTGAAEKNIFQTHCPVPKTDVEQVSHLVFMNLIPSLIEHDIEAFGHALDQIQTVGFNKIEFTLQPPELTKLKNDMQDAGAYGVGLSSFGPTLFTVYDRTNKDIVAATQELLGENGLVITTRGQNHGAELL; encoded by the coding sequence ATGAAAATACAAACCCCCTCCCGTCTGCATATCGTCTTAATCGACCTCAACGGGTCGTACGACAGAATCGACGGCGGCATCGGCTTAACCCTCGCCGACCCGCACTTCATCCTCGAAGCAGTCCCCGCAGACAAAGAGAACACCATTGCGTTCACCCAAACCGCCGGCGGCAGTCCCGCAGAACGGGAATCCTGCATCAGCAAAATAACCGCCGCCGCAGAAAAAGCAGCTGCCCGCTACGCCCCAGGCACCGGCTACCACTTCACCGTTCACCAGCTCTATCCTGCCCACTCCGGCCTCGGGTCCGGCACCCAGATCTCCTTAGCCGCCGCAAAACTCATCGCCGAACTGGCTGGTTATCACCCTGCCAGCACCGATCTTGCCGCACTCGTCGGACGCGGAGGAACCTCCGGTATCGGCGTACACGCCTTCGACCTTGGCGGATTCATCGCCGACGGCGGTCACAGCAAAAAAGAAAAAAGCAGCTTCCTGCCAAGCTCTGTCTCCACCGCCAGACCCGCATGTCTTCTTGGACGCTATCCCTTCCCCGAAGACTGGGGCGTCCTCCTCGCCGTCCCCGCATTCGGCAACCGGTATACCGGGGCCGCCGAGAAAAACATCTTCCAGACGCACTGCCCTGTCCCCAAAACCGACGTCGAACAGGTCTCCCACCTCGTCTTCATGAACCTCATCCCGTCGTTGATCGAACACGACATCGAAGCATTCGGCCACGCCCTCGATCAGATTCAGACCGTCGGCTTCAACAAAATCGAGTTCACCCTCCAGCCCCCCGAACTCACCAAACTCAAAAACGACATGCAGGACGCAGGCGCCTACGGTGTCGGCCTCAGCTCCTTCGGCCCGACACTCTTCACCGTCTATGACCGCACAAACAAAGACATCGTCGCCGCAACCCAGGAACTCCTCGGAGAAAACGGACTCGTCATCACCACCCGCGGCCAGAATCACGGCGCAGAACTGCTCTGA
- the mutM gene encoding bifunctional DNA-formamidopyrimidine glycosylase/DNA-(apurinic or apyrimidinic site) lyase has product MPELPEVETVRRILEPQLKGRRISDLTVNRPEIIAHPTADIFTHAVIGTVIARMGRRGKYLFLHLDTGNTILLHLRMTGQLLATPADFPAEKHTHLIFHLDDGTELRYLDTRRFGRFWLLQKTEKDIWSGIQKLGPEPFDPQITPAWLREKIGRSRRPVKECLLDQRTVAGIGNIYGDEILFAAKICPARPACSLREQEWQTLAAVIPAVLQKAVDDNRMTPEEYLEGRGKEYRNDPFLQVYGHEGDSCPCCGAALKRITLSGRSSVYCPNCQPEQPIP; this is encoded by the coding sequence ATGCCCGAACTCCCGGAAGTAGAAACCGTCAGACGCATTCTGGAACCACAGCTGAAAGGACGCAGAATCTCTGATCTGACGGTGAACCGTCCGGAAATCATTGCCCATCCGACTGCGGATATCTTTACGCATGCAGTGATCGGAACCGTGATTGCACGCATGGGCAGACGGGGAAAATATCTCTTCCTGCATCTGGACACGGGAAATACTATTCTGCTCCATCTGCGGATGACCGGGCAACTCCTGGCAACACCCGCGGACTTTCCCGCAGAAAAACATACCCACCTGATCTTTCATCTGGATGACGGAACCGAACTCCGGTACCTTGACACCCGGCGGTTTGGGCGCTTCTGGCTGCTGCAGAAAACGGAAAAAGACATCTGGAGCGGAATCCAAAAACTTGGTCCGGAACCCTTCGACCCGCAGATAACGCCCGCATGGCTGCGGGAAAAAATCGGCAGAAGCCGCAGACCCGTCAAGGAATGTCTGCTGGATCAGCGTACAGTTGCCGGAATTGGAAATATCTACGGGGATGAAATATTGTTTGCAGCAAAAATCTGTCCGGCACGCCCTGCATGTTCATTGCGGGAACAGGAGTGGCAGACACTTGCCGCAGTGATTCCTGCGGTCCTGCAAAAAGCAGTTGACGACAACCGCATGACGCCGGAAGAGTATCTGGAGGGGCGGGGAAAAGAGTACCGAAACGATCCGTTTCTGCAGGTGTACGGACATGAAGGGGATTCCTGCCCGTGCTGCGGAGCGGCACTGAAACGGATTACACTCTCCGGAAGAAGCAGTGTGTACTGCCCAAACTGCCAGCCGGAACAGCCGATACCGTAA
- a CDS encoding 2-isopropylmalate synthase: protein MTNDDSFVSSGHQPDRVYIFDTTLRDGEQSPGATMTLQEKVRLARQLELLGVDIIEAGFPAASPGDFEAVRAVSATVRNCQIAGLCRCVAADIDRAWEALADAAHPRIHVFLATSPIHMEHKLRKTPEQVLEMAVAGVRHAASLTKNVEFSAEDASRSEPAFLAKVVEAVIDAGATTVNIPDTVGYSQPAEYGALIRYLREHVSNIAKAVISVHCHDDLGLAVANSLAAVEAGARQIECTINGIGERAGNTAMDEVVMNLNVRRDHYHCTCGIVTEQIFPTARTLSHIIGMPIPANKAIVGANAFAHESGIHQDGVLKCRETYEIMDAATIGKTGNDMVLGKHSGRHAIKAKVEELGYKLTDDQITVVSDAVKKLADIKKEIFAEDVEAIILEEIFRMPDRFKLKYLQVHAGNGPIPPNAVVIMDVNGEENRLHNFGVGPIDAVFNTIGTIAGCKPDLEQFAVNAITGGTDAQGEVTVRLRRNSYSAIGRGSDPDILVAAGKAYVNALNRLAKKVEENHA, encoded by the coding sequence ATGACAAACGATGACTCTTTCGTGTCCTCCGGACACCAGCCGGATCGTGTCTATATCTTTGACACTACACTCCGTGACGGCGAACAATCTCCCGGCGCAACCATGACCCTACAGGAGAAGGTGCGTCTCGCCCGTCAGCTTGAGCTACTCGGCGTAGATATCATCGAAGCAGGGTTCCCTGCCGCAAGTCCGGGCGACTTTGAAGCGGTGCGTGCGGTATCGGCAACCGTCCGCAACTGTCAGATCGCAGGACTCTGCCGCTGTGTTGCCGCAGATATTGACCGGGCGTGGGAAGCACTGGCGGACGCCGCACATCCGCGGATTCATGTGTTCCTCGCAACCAGTCCCATTCATATGGAGCACAAGCTCCGCAAAACCCCGGAACAGGTTCTGGAGATGGCGGTTGCCGGCGTCCGGCACGCAGCATCCCTGACGAAGAATGTTGAGTTCTCCGCTGAGGATGCGTCGCGAAGCGAGCCTGCATTTCTGGCAAAAGTGGTGGAAGCGGTGATCGATGCGGGCGCAACCACGGTAAATATTCCCGACACGGTCGGTTACAGCCAGCCTGCCGAGTACGGTGCCCTTATCCGGTACCTCAGGGAACATGTCAGCAATATTGCAAAAGCCGTAATCTCCGTGCACTGCCATGACGATCTCGGCCTTGCGGTCGCAAACAGCCTCGCCGCGGTTGAGGCGGGCGCCCGGCAGATAGAGTGTACCATTAACGGCATCGGCGAACGTGCCGGAAACACGGCAATGGACGAGGTGGTGATGAACCTCAACGTCCGCCGCGACCACTATCACTGTACCTGCGGGATTGTCACCGAACAGATTTTTCCGACCGCACGCACGCTGTCTCACATCATCGGTATGCCGATTCCGGCAAACAAAGCAATTGTCGGTGCAAACGCATTCGCCCACGAGTCCGGCATTCATCAGGACGGCGTCCTTAAATGCCGCGAGACCTATGAGATCATGGACGCGGCCACTATCGGTAAAACCGGTAACGACATGGTTCTCGGCAAACACTCAGGCCGCCATGCAATCAAGGCCAAGGTCGAAGAACTCGGTTACAAATTAACCGACGATCAGATCACCGTCGTCTCTGATGCGGTGAAAAAACTGGCCGACATCAAAAAAGAGATCTTCGCCGAGGACGTGGAGGCAATCATCCTTGAGGAGATCTTCCGGATGCCGGACAGGTTCAAACTCAAATATCTTCAGGTCCATGCCGGTAACGGCCCGATTCCGCCGAACGCCGTCGTTATTATGGACGTGAACGGCGAGGAAAACCGGCTGCACAACTTCGGGGTCGGCCCAATCGATGCGGTCTTCAACACGATTGGAACGATTGCCGGGTGCAAACCTGACCTCGAACAGTTTGCCGTCAACGCAATCACGGGCGGAACGGACGCCCAGGGTGAGGTGACCGTCAGACTCCGGAGAAACAGCTACTCGGCTATCGGCAGAGGATCCGATCCGGATATTCTCGTCGCCGCAGGCAAAGCCTACGTGAACGCACTCAATCGTCTTGCAAAGAAAGTGGAGGAAAACCATGCATAG
- a CDS encoding aminotransferase class I/II-fold pyridoxal phosphate-dependent enzyme has protein sequence MTTLPILNFLIRHADKHTVSFHMPGHKGSAIYRRFGYEPFLNRIMDCDITEIPGADNLFQTEGILKAAQEEYANLYGARRSYLLINGTSGGVIAAIMAAVPKGKKLILARNSHKAIFNALVLAGIEPVYAYPEMIHEYGISGVITPEEIERCLAENPDAEAVILPSPNYYGICSDIRAIAEVVHARGKVLIVDQAHGAHLKFFSDAGCAGMPRSAEEQGADITVNSIHKTLASFTQSALLNLNSDRVDSYVLEDKLQMIQSTSPSYLLMASLDINADILKRHGNEIMTNWYEALLFFYREAKTIQGLSVIGNPFDDAGSISLDLTKINLDMSAAGLDAAELEHQLMDRGIFAELTTGNILMCMTGIGNTKADMERLLAALREISRGRTAVQPDKKPVSAVFEAKLSLFPVPQDKERIPLVAGAGRICASAIIPYPPGIPFVCPGEMLTEEVICYIRDLRAAGEKVIGVNDHDEITVGKQ, from the coding sequence GTGACCACGCTTCCCATTCTGAACTTTCTCATTCGCCATGCAGACAAACATACCGTATCCTTTCACATGCCGGGCCACAAAGGCTCGGCAATCTACCGGAGGTTCGGCTATGAACCATTCCTGAACCGCATCATGGACTGCGACATCACCGAGATTCCCGGAGCCGACAATCTGTTCCAGACCGAGGGAATCCTCAAAGCCGCTCAGGAAGAGTACGCAAACCTCTACGGCGCCAGACGATCGTACCTCCTCATTAACGGAACGAGCGGCGGGGTTATTGCGGCAATCATGGCAGCAGTTCCCAAAGGAAAGAAACTGATCCTGGCGCGAAACTCCCATAAGGCGATCTTCAACGCTCTTGTGCTTGCCGGAATTGAGCCGGTCTATGCGTATCCCGAGATGATTCACGAGTACGGGATTTCAGGGGTCATCACGCCCGAAGAGATCGAACGCTGCCTTGCCGAAAATCCTGACGCTGAAGCGGTCATTCTTCCGTCGCCGAACTACTACGGCATCTGTTCAGACATCCGGGCAATCGCCGAGGTCGTCCATGCCCGCGGAAAAGTTCTCATCGTCGATCAGGCGCACGGGGCACATCTCAAGTTCTTCTCGGATGCCGGCTGCGCCGGGATGCCGAGGTCAGCCGAGGAGCAGGGAGCCGACATTACCGTTAACTCGATTCACAAAACCCTTGCCTCGTTCACGCAGAGCGCACTGCTCAACCTGAACTCAGACCGTGTTGATTCGTATGTACTCGAAGACAAACTCCAGATGATTCAGTCAACCAGCCCTTCGTATCTTTTGATGGCGTCGCTTGACATCAATGCCGACATTCTCAAACGGCACGGCAATGAGATCATGACCAACTGGTATGAGGCTCTGCTTTTCTTCTATCGCGAAGCAAAAACGATTCAGGGACTTTCTGTTATTGGTAATCCGTTCGATGATGCAGGCAGCATCAGCCTTGACCTCACCAAGATCAATTTGGACATGAGTGCCGCAGGACTGGACGCGGCAGAGCTTGAACACCAGCTGATGGACCGCGGCATCTTCGCCGAGCTTACGACCGGCAACATTCTCATGTGCATGACCGGTATCGGCAACACGAAAGCCGATATGGAACGGCTGCTTGCCGCCCTGCGGGAGATCAGCCGCGGACGAACTGCGGTTCAGCCCGACAAAAAACCGGTCAGTGCGGTGTTTGAAGCAAAACTTTCCCTCTTCCCCGTCCCCCAGGACAAAGAACGGATTCCTCTCGTCGCAGGCGCCGGCAGAATCTGTGCCTCGGCTATTATTCCCTATCCGCCGGGGATTCCTTTTGTCTGTCCGGGCGAAATGCTCACGGAAGAGGTCATCTGCTATATCCGTGATCTCCGTGCTGCAGGCGAGAAGGTTATCGGGGTCAACGACCACGATGAGATCACCGTCGGAAAACAATAA
- a CDS encoding radical SAM mobile pair protein B, whose translation MNIQNITVKNILTKSSLPIGDYSVNPYVGCTHACKYCYASFMKRFTRHPEPWGTFLDVKYWQEIRNPEKYAGKHLFIGSVTDPYNPQEEVYQRTRELLIQLQGSGAAITIATKSDLVLRDLDLIRTFPRARVSWSINTLDETFQKDMDQAVSIPRRLKAMKTFFEAGIRTTCFISPIFPGITDIPAIVRKTRDQCNLIWLENLNLRGSYKQNILTYIAENYPELIPLYHEIYQLGSRRYWEMLDAEMQEFANEQGLPYLRNDDTIQRPFDAPPALVNYFYHEQIKQSAKKKERTCPNSRK comes from the coding sequence ATGAACATACAGAACATCACCGTAAAAAATATTCTGACAAAATCCAGTCTCCCGATCGGAGATTACTCCGTAAACCCGTATGTGGGCTGCACCCATGCCTGCAAATACTGCTATGCCTCCTTTATGAAACGCTTCACCCGCCATCCGGAACCCTGGGGAACCTTTCTGGATGTGAAATACTGGCAGGAAATCCGCAACCCGGAAAAATATGCCGGAAAACACTTATTTATCGGATCCGTCACCGACCCCTACAATCCACAGGAAGAAGTCTACCAAAGAACACGGGAACTTCTGATACAGCTGCAGGGAAGCGGCGCAGCGATAACCATTGCCACAAAATCAGATCTGGTACTGCGGGATTTGGATCTCATCCGGACGTTCCCCCGTGCCCGCGTCTCCTGGTCGATCAATACACTGGACGAAACATTCCAAAAAGACATGGACCAAGCAGTCAGCATCCCCCGGCGGCTGAAAGCAATGAAAACATTCTTCGAAGCAGGTATTCGTACGACCTGTTTTATCTCCCCCATCTTTCCGGGTATCACCGACATCCCCGCCATTGTCAGGAAAACCCGAGATCAGTGCAACCTGATCTGGCTGGAAAATTTAAACCTCCGCGGCAGTTACAAACAGAACATTCTCACCTATATCGCAGAAAACTATCCGGAACTTATCCCCCTCTATCACGAGATCTATCAGCTGGGCAGCCGCAGATACTGGGAAATGCTTGATGCGGAGATGCAGGAGTTTGCAAACGAACAGGGACTCCCCTACCTGCGCAACGACGACACCATCCAACGACCATTTGATGCCCCGCCGGCGCTGGTGAATTATTTTTACCATGAACAGATCAAACAGTCCGCAAAAAAGAAGGAACGAACATGCCCGAACTCCCGGAAGTAG
- a CDS encoding amidohydrolase, whose translation MTEPDIFGKTVPILIRNVTLNNKPAEIYLDGTGRIGSVAEKITDHDAEFIIDGNGAAALPGMVNMHTHSPMGLLRGYSDDMPLFEWLSTKIWPTEAHLTENDIYWGAKLACLEMIRTGTTTFNDMYFMMNNVADAVDEAGIRACLSYCMIDGGDHAKFESECSVMEKTVAALKARNNPRIMPGVSPHAIYTVSEEGLRWCAEFSRTENIPLHIHVDETDENPDCIKAHGMRVVPWLDHCGVLSERCIAAHCCWLDAEDIRLFADRGVTAVHNPVSNMKLTVGRALPYPEMKAAGVNVALGTDGASSNNDLDMFAEMKTAALLQKFFWNDPTLMPADEALAVASRNGAKALGINAGIIAPGYLADLILVGRNPTNVPAFNTTSNAVYATGGLAVDTTICNGAVLMHEGVIPGAEEILQKAGEVAFDLVRRATA comes from the coding sequence ATGACAGAACCCGACATCTTTGGAAAAACCGTACCCATCCTCATCAGAAACGTAACCCTCAACAACAAACCCGCCGAGATCTACCTCGACGGCACAGGCCGGATCGGCAGCGTCGCCGAAAAGATCACCGACCACGACGCCGAGTTCATCATCGACGGAAACGGCGCAGCAGCCCTTCCCGGCATGGTCAACATGCACACTCACTCCCCCATGGGCCTCCTTCGCGGCTACTCCGACGACATGCCCCTCTTTGAATGGCTCTCCACCAAAATCTGGCCGACCGAAGCCCACCTCACCGAAAACGACATCTACTGGGGCGCAAAACTCGCCTGCCTCGAAATGATCCGTACCGGAACCACCACCTTCAACGACATGTACTTCATGATGAACAACGTCGCCGACGCCGTGGACGAAGCAGGCATCCGCGCCTGCCTCTCCTACTGCATGATCGACGGCGGCGACCACGCCAAATTCGAATCCGAATGTTCCGTCATGGAAAAAACCGTCGCCGCACTCAAAGCCCGGAACAACCCCCGCATCATGCCGGGCGTCTCCCCCCACGCCATCTACACCGTCTCCGAAGAAGGCCTTCGCTGGTGCGCCGAGTTCTCCCGAACAGAAAACATTCCCCTGCACATCCACGTCGACGAAACCGACGAAAACCCCGACTGCATCAAAGCCCACGGCATGCGGGTCGTCCCCTGGCTGGATCACTGCGGCGTCCTCTCCGAACGCTGCATCGCCGCCCACTGCTGCTGGCTTGATGCCGAGGACATTCGTTTGTTCGCCGACCGCGGAGTCACCGCAGTCCACAACCCCGTAAGCAACATGAAACTCACCGTTGGCCGGGCGCTTCCCTACCCGGAGATGAAAGCCGCGGGCGTCAACGTCGCTCTCGGAACGGACGGCGCCTCCTCCAACAACGACCTCGACATGTTCGCCGAAATGAAAACCGCAGCGCTCCTTCAGAAGTTCTTCTGGAACGATCCCACTCTCATGCCCGCAGACGAAGCTCTTGCCGTCGCCTCCCGGAACGGTGCAAAAGCTCTTGGCATCAACGCCGGAATCATCGCACCCGGATACCTTGCCGACCTCATCCTTGTCGGCAGAAACCCGACGAACGTCCCGGCATTTAACACCACCTCCAACGCAGTCTACGCAACCGGCGGCCTTGCCGTTGACACCACCATCTGTAATGGAGCGGTCCTCATGCATGAAGGAGTCATCCCCGGCGCC
- the ectB gene encoding diaminobutyrate--2-oxoglutarate transaminase, with the protein MESTVFETFESNVRSYCRKYPVVFSKAKGSVLIDQDGKEYIDFLCGAGSCNYGHNNDYIKGKVVEYLMNDGLLHGLDMYSVAKGEFIECLENKVLIPRGYDYKVLFPGPTGTNAVEVALKIARKVKGRSNVLALMGAFHGMSLGSLALTTERSARDACGVALGNVTHVPHPCMMPGLDTIAYIDMLLTDDHSGVDKPAALIVEAVQGEGGINVLSNEWLRDARALCDKHDMLLILDDIQTGCGRTGSFFSFERAGIVPDIVVMAKSIGGIGMPCSIALVKPEYDVLLPGEHNGTFRGFQLAFVAGKAAIEYMLAHDLEAETMRKGRIVEEFLASRLRLIDPSLTFRGLGLMWGIDMGSYPCGTTQKIRKACFEQGLILELSGREDTVVKIMPPLVIEDEQLVQGLGILMKVLAETVSPMSMSPVKQSLVNQVV; encoded by the coding sequence ATGGAATCCACGGTATTCGAAACATTCGAAAGCAACGTCAGATCGTACTGCAGAAAATATCCGGTAGTCTTTTCGAAAGCGAAAGGATCAGTACTGATCGATCAGGATGGAAAAGAATACATCGATTTCCTCTGTGGAGCAGGAAGCTGCAACTATGGTCATAATAATGACTATATCAAGGGAAAAGTGGTTGAGTATCTGATGAACGACGGCCTTCTGCACGGGCTGGATATGTACTCGGTTGCAAAGGGCGAGTTCATCGAGTGTCTGGAGAACAAGGTTCTGATTCCGCGGGGGTATGATTACAAGGTTCTGTTCCCGGGACCTACCGGTACGAATGCGGTTGAGGTTGCACTCAAGATCGCCCGCAAGGTGAAGGGCAGATCAAATGTGCTTGCCCTGATGGGTGCATTCCACGGGATGTCGCTCGGGTCGCTTGCCCTGACGACCGAACGCAGTGCCCGTGATGCCTGCGGTGTGGCACTCGGGAACGTGACGCATGTTCCGCATCCGTGTATGATGCCGGGTCTTGATACGATCGCCTATATCGATATGCTGCTGACGGATGATCACAGCGGTGTGGATAAGCCTGCGGCACTGATTGTTGAGGCGGTACAGGGAGAGGGCGGTATTAATGTGCTGTCCAATGAGTGGCTCCGGGATGCCCGGGCGCTGTGCGATAAGCATGATATGCTGCTGATCCTTGACGATATCCAGACGGGCTGCGGCAGGACGGGTTCGTTCTTCTCGTTCGAGCGTGCGGGTATTGTGCCGGATATTGTGGTGATGGCGAAGTCTATCGGCGGTATCGGGATGCCGTGTTCGATTGCTCTTGTGAAACCGGAGTATGATGTTCTCCTGCCCGGAGAGCACAACGGGACGTTCCGCGGATTCCAGCTGGCGTTTGTTGCCGGAAAGGCGGCGATTGAGTACATGCTTGCCCATGATCTGGAGGCGGAGACGATGCGGAAGGGAAGGATTGTGGAGGAGTTCCTCGCATCCCGTCTGCGGCTGATCGATCCGTCACTGACCTTCCGGGGTCTCGGTCTGATGTGGGGTATTGATATGGGGTCATACCCCTGCGGAACGACGCAGAAGATCCGGAAAGCCTGCTTTGAGCAGGGTCTGATCCTTGAGCTGTCGGGCCGCGAGGATACTGTGGTGAAGATTATGCCGCCACTGGTGATCGAGGATGAGCAGCTGGTGCAGGGTCTTGGTATCCTGATGAAGGTGCTTGCGGAGACGGTTTCTCCGATGAGTATGTCGCCGGTAAAACAGAGCCTGGTAAATCAGGTAGTGTAA